The Coprobacillus cateniformis region TTATATTTATAAAGACAAGAATTTTAAAAGAAAGACAAAAGAAACAAATGATTTAATGAAAATCATCAACGACTGGGATATTACAGAAAATGAAAAGAAAGATAAAAAAGAAGAGGAGATGAAAGATGTGGTTGAAGAATTTGCGCCTGTTCAAAAACTTGATAACAATTTACGTCGAACGCAGAAACGACTAAGACGTGTAATCAATAGCAATTTAGGACAATATGAGGAACAGGATAAATTTTTAACACTTACATGTCCGAAATTAAAAAGCCGAGAAAAAGCGTGTAGAATGTTTAAATCGTTTATAAAAAATCTTCGCTATAATTACGGTGATGAAATTCAGTATATCGCCGTAATGGAAATACAAAACGGTGACAGATTAGAAGACCCAAGCAAAGCAACTAAAGATATTCACTTTCACGTGTTGTTATTTAATTGTCCTTATATTCCTCAAAAAGTTTTACAAGATAAAGTTTGGAAACATGGCATTGTAGATATAAGAAAGATTCAAGACTATACAGATATATCCGGTTATCTCGTTAATTATTTAAGCAAAGATGATACATTGTGTGTGAAAGGTAAGCGTTCATATTTTCCTAGCAAGAAATTAAAGAAACCAGTT contains the following coding sequences:
- a CDS encoding rolling circle replication-associated protein → MKIINDWDITENEKKDKKEEEMKDVVEEFAPVQKLDNNLRRTQKRLRRVINSNLGQYEEQDKFLTLTCPKLKSREKACRMFKSFIKNLRYNYGDEIQYIAVMEIQNGDRLEDPSKATKDIHFHVLLFNCPYIPQKVLQDKVWKHGIVDIRKIQDYTDISGYLVNYLSKDDTLCVKGKRSYFPSKKLKKPVEEISMDKDLIFKFLTDTKNELQFSAEYFVERVGNISYMKLIQKDDDESEISIIS